One Actinosynnema pretiosum DNA segment encodes these proteins:
- a CDS encoding NHL repeat-containing protein, whose protein sequence is MTGRWHSRRLTGPSPLRGSNGVALGPDGRLHVAQFLAGRISAVDLATGDVEVVVPPGGPIQSPDDLAFAPDGSMVVTDLVPGKVWRRAPDGQYELLSAEVVLPNGIAFAGNRLYVNEMRPNGRLLELTADGPVELTGDLAMGNAMQLGPDGLLYYPHMITGRVYRVGVDGGEPELVADNVFEPVAVRFDLGGALLVLSRAATGVVTRIDLFGTGDRSTITSGVVGLDNAAFDAENRMFVSSYASGGVLELHPDGRTREVVRRGLDGPFGVTVDLGGVVRAADHYGTATLGPDGVDRELRTFTHGIAAHEGLLHLTSQYGQVRTHDPRTGETRDRARGVDRPLGVAVRADGSLVVAESGAGRVLLISPEDEVTVLADGLTRPVDVALDDEGRCHVSDPGQGAVLRLDGATPTPLLAGLVEPQGIAVLGGELFVVEVGTRSLRSIPLDGGDPRVELADLPVGGPDRPTPALFAAGLPGVAPSFAGLAAHDGALYLSADAEGSVLLLTEEPGR, encoded by the coding sequence GTGACCGGGCGCTGGCACTCCCGCCGCCTGACCGGCCCGTCCCCGCTGCGCGGCTCCAACGGCGTCGCGCTCGGCCCGGACGGCAGGCTGCACGTCGCGCAGTTCCTGGCCGGTCGGATCAGCGCCGTCGACCTGGCCACCGGCGACGTCGAGGTCGTCGTCCCGCCCGGCGGCCCGATCCAGTCGCCGGACGACCTGGCGTTCGCGCCCGACGGCTCGATGGTCGTCACGGACCTGGTGCCCGGCAAGGTGTGGCGGCGCGCGCCGGACGGGCAGTACGAGCTGCTCTCCGCCGAGGTCGTGCTGCCCAACGGCATCGCGTTCGCCGGGAACCGCCTGTACGTCAACGAGATGCGCCCGAACGGCAGGCTGCTGGAGCTGACCGCAGACGGCCCGGTGGAGCTCACCGGCGACCTCGCCATGGGCAACGCCATGCAGCTCGGCCCGGACGGCCTGCTCTACTACCCGCACATGATCACCGGCCGCGTCTACCGGGTCGGCGTCGACGGCGGTGAGCCGGAACTGGTGGCCGACAACGTGTTCGAGCCGGTCGCGGTCCGCTTCGACCTCGGCGGCGCGCTGCTCGTGCTCTCCCGCGCCGCGACCGGCGTGGTCACCAGGATCGACCTGTTCGGCACCGGCGACCGGAGCACGATCACCAGCGGCGTGGTCGGCCTGGACAACGCGGCGTTCGACGCGGAGAACCGGATGTTCGTCTCCAGCTACGCCAGCGGCGGCGTGCTGGAGCTGCACCCGGACGGCCGCACCAGGGAGGTGGTGCGGCGCGGCCTGGACGGCCCGTTCGGCGTCACCGTCGACCTCGGCGGCGTCGTCCGCGCGGCCGACCACTACGGCACCGCGACCCTCGGCCCGGACGGCGTCGACCGCGAGCTGCGCACGTTCACCCACGGCATCGCCGCGCACGAAGGCCTGCTGCACCTGACCTCGCAGTACGGCCAGGTCCGCACGCACGACCCGCGCACCGGCGAAACCCGTGACCGGGCAAGGGGAGTGGACCGCCCGCTCGGCGTCGCGGTCCGCGCGGACGGCTCGCTCGTCGTCGCCGAGTCCGGCGCCGGTCGGGTGCTGCTGATCTCGCCCGAGGACGAGGTGACCGTGCTCGCGGACGGCCTGACCCGCCCGGTGGACGTGGCGCTGGACGACGAGGGCCGTTGCCACGTCAGCGATCCCGGCCAGGGCGCGGTGCTCCGCCTGGACGGCGCGACCCCGACGCCCCTGCTCGCGGGACTCGTCGAACCGCAGGGCATCGCCGTGCTGGGCGGGGAGCTGTTCGTCGTCGAGGTCGGCACGCGCTCGCTGCGCTCGATCCCGCTCGACGGCGGCGACCCGCGCGTGGAGCTGGCGGACCTCCCGGTGGGCGGCCCGGACCGCCCCACCCCGGCCCTGTTCGCGGCCGGACTCCCCGGCGTGGCCCCGAGCTTCGCCGGACTGGCCGCCCACGACGGCGCCCTCTACCTGTCCGCCGACGCCGAGGGCAGCGTCCTGCTGCTCACCGAGGAGCCGGGCCGGTGA